In the Clostridium sporogenes genome, one interval contains:
- the mscL gene encoding large-conductance mechanosensitive channel protein MscL has product MIEEFKDFAVKGNAMELAVGVVIGGAFGKIVTSLVEDIIMPLVGLLIGGIDFTNLKFTMNFSEKTAVSIKYGNFIQSTVNFLIISFSIFLFIKLINKFNKKEDVAKEEPKISNEEVLLAEIRDLLKENKS; this is encoded by the coding sequence ATAATTGAGGAATTTAAAGATTTTGCAGTAAAAGGTAATGCCATGGAATTAGCAGTAGGTGTAGTTATAGGTGGGGCCTTCGGTAAAATAGTAACTTCTTTAGTAGAGGATATTATAATGCCTTTAGTAGGATTGTTAATAGGAGGTATAGATTTTACTAATTTAAAGTTTACAATGAATTTTTCTGAGAAAACAGCAGTCTCTATAAAATACGGTAATTTTATACAGTCAACAGTAAATTTTTTAATAATTTCATTTTCTATTTTCTTGTTTATTAAATTAATAAATAAATTTAATAAAAAGGAAGATGTAGCAAAAGAAGAACCTAAAATAAGTAATGAAGAAGTATTATTGGCAGAAATAAGAGATTTATTAAAGGAAAATAAATCTTAA
- a CDS encoding SEC-C domain-containing protein → MSCNNIPEVNEKNNLETLLNNLTKNDLTDIRKSLDIKGASKLNKKELIKVLEDKLHNNLDEVINNIGFYEYIFLDRYFDEVEYVNKNINKFDNAITDLKKKGIIFQVNNDKNKIVIPKELEDSIKENYIDREDFNLGFYISKDILKVIEVLLHYYGVLNLEELYEIIHSMSSNLKYGKDKNIEIEFDRNYLTNLLSDNNRNYYGIKKQDNNYYVEDIINLSYVLQGHKAVQYLNYKELSINYIRKFNKEEFYIKPLEELKKYIKENLNFKEEKLNEVIYSTSCLMKNAFSVDYIFEDIKGRIYLKNEEIERGIKGIITDINNNIEKWCLRGHSIKEIKSKEDKIYEKVEKVNHKGKIGRNDPCPCGSGKKYKKCCLNK, encoded by the coding sequence GTGAGTTGTAATAACATACCAGAAGTAAATGAAAAAAATAATTTAGAAACATTATTAAATAATTTAACTAAAAATGATTTAACAGATATAAGAAAATCATTAGATATAAAAGGAGCCAGTAAATTAAATAAGAAAGAACTAATTAAAGTTTTAGAAGATAAGTTACATAATAATTTAGATGAAGTAATAAATAATATTGGATTCTATGAATATATTTTTTTAGATAGATATTTTGATGAGGTAGAATATGTAAATAAAAATATAAATAAGTTTGATAATGCAATTACTGACTTAAAGAAAAAAGGTATAATATTTCAAGTAAATAATGATAAAAATAAAATTGTTATACCAAAAGAACTAGAAGATAGCATAAAAGAAAATTACATAGATAGGGAAGATTTTAACTTAGGATTTTACATATCAAAAGATATACTAAAAGTAATAGAAGTTTTGCTTCATTATTATGGAGTTTTAAATTTAGAAGAATTATATGAAATTATACATAGCATGTCTTCAAATCTAAAATATGGAAAAGATAAAAATATAGAAATTGAATTTGATAGAAATTATTTAACTAATTTATTAAGTGATAATAATAGAAATTATTATGGAATAAAAAAACAGGATAATAATTACTATGTAGAAGATATAATTAATTTATCTTATGTTTTGCAAGGTCATAAAGCAGTACAATACTTAAACTATAAAGAATTAAGTATTAATTATATAAGAAAGTTTAATAAAGAAGAGTTTTATATAAAGCCACTAGAAGAATTAAAAAAATATATTAAAGAAAATTTAAATTTTAAAGAGGAAAAATTAAATGAAGTAATTTATTCTACAAGTTGCCTTATGAAAAATGCTTTTTCTGTGGATTATATATTCGAAGATATAAAGGGAAGAATATATTTAAAGAATGAAGAAATAGAAAGAGGCATAAAAGGTATTATAACTGATATAAATAATAACATTGAAAAATGGTGCTTAAGAGGCCATAGTATAAAAGAAATAAAATCTAAAGAAGATAAAATATATGAAAAAGTAGAAAAAGTTAATCATAAGGGTAAAATAGGAAGAAATGACCCATGTCCTTGTGGCAGCGGGAAAAAGTATAAAAAATGCTGCTTAAATAAGTAA
- the thiT gene encoding energy-coupled thiamine transporter ThiT has product MESLEWGKRFFQTFSGLPDKMAEILKSPLSILALVAFLVIFFAIFKLKKIKLNPRMITQIGIALALSTILNIFRIYRFPQGGSVTLGCMVPILLLTFAYGKEIGFLTGFLYGLISLITDPFILHPVQMLFDYPLPYLAIGLAGCFRNNRTLSISFAFFIKFLCHFISGVVFFGSFAPEGVGPIIYSLSVNIPIIGAEAIICIVIFKLIPIQRLLKSINPKYFLVTQR; this is encoded by the coding sequence ATGGAATCATTAGAATGGGGAAAAAGATTTTTTCAAACTTTTTCAGGTTTACCCGATAAAATGGCAGAGATATTAAAAAGTCCATTATCAATTTTAGCATTAGTAGCTTTTCTAGTTATATTTTTTGCTATCTTTAAATTAAAAAAGATTAAATTAAATCCAAGAATGATAACTCAAATTGGAATTGCACTTGCCCTTTCTACTATTCTCAATATTTTTAGAATATACAGATTTCCACAAGGTGGCAGTGTAACTTTAGGTTGTATGGTTCCTATTTTGCTGCTTACATTTGCATATGGAAAAGAAATTGGATTTTTAACAGGGTTCTTATATGGATTAATTTCTCTTATAACAGATCCTTTTATATTACATCCAGTTCAAATGTTATTTGATTACCCATTGCCATATTTAGCTATAGGACTTGCAGGATGTTTTAGAAATAACAGAACTTTAAGTATATCCTTTGCTTTTTTCATTAAATTTTTATGCCACTTTATCTCTGGCGTAGTATTTTTTGGTTCTTTTGCTCCAGAGGGAGTGGGCCCAATTATATACTCATTATCAGTAAATATACCTATAATAGGAGCTGAAGCTATAATTTGTATAGTGATATTTAAATTAATTCCAATTCAGAGACTATTAAAAAGTATAAACCCGAAGTATTTCTTAGTCACTCAAAGATAA